The Anas acuta chromosome 1, bAnaAcu1.1, whole genome shotgun sequence genome segment AAGACTTCTGGATGCCTGCGTGGGATTGAAGCTCTTGTCAGTAGAGCTGACACAAAAAGGAGgtaataaaagcagaagaaggGGAATCAGAGAATtgcagaatggttgaggttggaggGTACCTCCGGaagccatctggtccaaccccctgctcaagcaaggCCATCCAGAGCAGGTTGTCTGGGACCATGGCCATACAGCTTCTGAAAATCTCCAAGAAGGTAGAGTAGAGTCCGTAACCGCTGTGGATGGACTGTGCCTGTGTTCAGTACCGTGTTCAGTAAAGAAGTCCTTCTTTATGTTCAGACGGAAACTCTTATGCTCCGGTTGGTGCTCATTGCCTATCACCCTGGCACTGAGCACCACTGAAAATAGcatggctccatcctctttgcaccATCTAAAGGGTGGAAAGAAGAAACTAAAGCTTTTAAAGATCTGATGGTTTTGAAAGTGAGATGAGGTTTGTGGGGAAAGGTGATATATAGTGTTAGGCCAGTTACCATAGCTGGAAGAGAAGACCATCCCTTGGGAGCACCAAACCCTTTTCATctaaaagagaagcagaaaatttcAGCATGATTGGAATACTGTGCTGCACGTTACAGGTGGAGGGACTGATTGtagaagaaatgtttctctcttttgGGTTATTTAGATGTGTGCCGATGATGGATACAATAGGCTTGTAAGATAATATCATACATGTTAGTAAACACACTTATTTCACCCCTTAGCCCtctacagaaacacagaaatttccAACATCTACCTTACAAAGTCAAGCCCCAAGTCTCAGTACCATATTATGATGTACTACTCCAATACAGTCTACTTGTGCTGGCACTACCTGACCGATGCTGTGAGGTGAGGAGGAGAAGGCGGGTGTCATCTGCTATGTGTTTCAGGCTGCTTTGTTGCATCTGTATGTCTGCTCTCACTTTGGTGCCTTTCTGGCGAAGGGCACAAGGAAAACACTGGTTGGTTCTTGGAAAGAACAAGAACCTGCTGGTCTCTGCTGTTGTCACtactgtctgtgtgtgtgttcttgttttcttttctcttctaatGTTAGAGTAGATGTAGGAATCATACCTCTGTGTGTTTTCAATTCCAGGAAAAGATTTGTTCATTACAGTCACTCTTATTTTAGGAGGCATCAAAGTAAATGATGAGAAACAATGGCTAAGGGTACTTCTGTTGCAAAAGCCTGTAAGAGTAAATTAGTATGGGACCAACGTGTTGCTTTATCCAGTCTGTGCAGCAGATTTGCTATGCGTGAAGGTGGTGATTGGTGATGATCACAGCCATATTGCACCTTTATCTCAGATGCAGTCCTGTAAAGAACCAGACAGTCTTGTTGAAAATTGAGAAATATTTCATCATCTTTTGGGACTGGTAGGTGAGGATGTCATTACATCCatgaaaaatacacagatgTATAGTCTGTCTAGAGGTGAACATCATGTACACTAGCTGAAACTTCAGCTCTTATGTATGTTTGGAGTAATGATAAAAGAAATTCATGCTAATATGCTTTTTCGGTTGCATTTTAGAGAAGGAAGGAACCAATATGAAAGAGCTTTTGGTGTTTCATCTAAAGACCCATTTGGAGCAATGTACAGGTATTagtatatttttagaaatatcattattattgtgGGTAAACTTTATGATTTTAATCATGGCTGAGTATTATTAAATACAATGATGTGAGAATTCCACTCATTAGAAACATCatgcagatatttttcctttccagcaaCATCCATTACTGGAGAGCTCTGATATTTGGAATAGACAAGTATAATTTTCTATTGTGAAAAACATATCACAGGTCTCTGTTACAGGGGCAGTGgcaactgaaggaaaaaatcccTTGGAAGCCTGAGAACTAGCAGTAATACACTGTTGAACTTAACTAGTCTTAATTACCTGCTCAGGTGCAGCAATGTATAGCTTGCTACAGGAAGACTCAAGCCAGGTTTGTGTGCAAAGAGAATGCattgttttcaaatacaatGAGATAATGTTTAAGCTGAAACTCGTAATAAGACTTCTATAGTAAGAGTCACCATTAAGTATGTTATATTTCTGTGTGCTGTACCTGTTTGCATTACTAGGTCCgaagaagaaatgctgaaattctTGGCTGGCCAGAACTCAATCTGGGGTATATGTGGTAAAGATGTTCTTACTGCATTTGACCTTTCCTCTTTCACACGGATTTATGACTTGGGAGGTGAGCATCGGTAGATCTTCAACAAGCCTCTGCATTGTTAGTTCTGCaagctttgaaaagaaaaataattcccatGTTATATGAAGGGCAAAGCAATGAACAGCAGAGCATATCTCAGAATCTCATCAGCAATAAAGGGAACATTTTCTCAGTTGGATTGagttaaaatgagaaatagtaAAGTGGTGCAAGCATTAGGAAGATGAATACTTTAGCCTACAGAGTTTCATGTGTGTGAATAGTGGCTCATCTCCTTTATGTGTCAGTTtggtattttttcttgtcttgtttGATATGTTCTTCCAAACTATTTCAACCTTCATTGACTGAAGGGGGAGAGACTGTCTGCTGCAGCCTCCTACCACAGTGCTGCTGAACACTGCCAAGATTCATGGGACCAGTCAGACTCCCTCGGTGCTCCATCCCTGCTTCCCCAGTGCCTGGTGTAGcagctctgttttcatttcccaCCTTTCAGCACATACCACTGGGTCTGCCAGAGGCACTGTGTAAGGGCAGTAAGGCCTGGGCTTCCCCCAGCTGGGCCTGGGTGGCCACTCATGTCCCTCTTCCATTCTTGTGGCACACGGGGAACAAATGTGCCCTGCCAGGTGCCATGAGGCTGAACACGCTTCTGTTGGCATCACTTTTGTGTTGGGGGTGGAAGAATggggtggttttgtttcagcactGCTCTTCTTTTGCCCCCTCACAAGGAGGTGGAGGAGCTTTGGCCCGGGAGTGTGTTTCTTTGTACCCAAACTGCACAGTCACAATTTATGACCTGCCAAAAGTCGTGCAAGTGGCCAAGGATCGATTCATACCCCCCGAAGAGCAGCGGATTGCTTTCCACGAAGGTAAGTGTGGACATTACTTGAGCGGGtgctggtgggcagcagcagagtgTTCATCTGCGGGGTTGCAGGTGACAGAGGCCTCCTCCACCTGGTTACTCACGTGGGAGATTAGTGACCAAAAGTGCCCTTGTACAGCATTGCCTTGGGAAGCGTCCACTTGGAAAGGAGtgaggcaggagagcagctttCCCAGCCTTTGGATCAAGAGTTATTTGCTTGTCCTGCCAATGCAGGAGCATTGACAGCCGGAATGGGCATACAGAGCAACTTGAGGATGTTTGGGCACTCCCAGAAGCAGTTGTGTTGGAGTTGTGCTGCCACAGCTTGTTAACAACTGCCATGCCACATTACGGAGCTTCCTAATGTTCCCTTTTCtcctgtgcagagctcctggcAGATGTGTGGAACACCAGACCTGCTCTGAGCAAGGGGTTTTCCTTCCCTGGCTAGACGTGTCCTGAGATATTTCAGGCTTTGAGTGTGGGTGAGCTAGCCTAGGTTGCTCTTGCCTAGTCCTCAGACCTTGTGAGCTCTTCGTACTCTCTCTGATGAAAAGGAGTGTAGAGAGATctcatttttttatgttttcagaagcatttattGGAGGGACTTAATATTGCTAGAAGAGCTGAGAGAGGAAAGAAGCCTTtaaggaagggagggaaaatataaaagcaaagatGGAGAAACACAAGAAATATTCTGTATGCCAGTGATGCAAAGAATTAGGAGTGGCAATGAGAAAGCGAgatgaagggagaaaaatatgaatgcaGTACACCAGGTGTTGAACAAAAGGCATAACTAAGAAGGTATCACTAGAAGGTGTGAGattgtgcattttttccttatggATTTATGCTGCAGCTCCATCTTTCCTGGGTAGCTTTGTTGCTGTCTGATGTGGGTCACAGCCCTGGCAAGCCAAGAGTTTTTATAACTGAAGAGATCTGAAACAAGTTGCTTAACCCCCCTCTGTGTCTTGGGGGGTTTGTGAAAggatgtatttttgcttttcaggagACTTCTTTAAAGATTCAATCCCGGAAGCTGACCTCTATATTTTATCTAAGATACTGCATGATTGGGATGATGACAAATgtgggcagctgctggcaaaaGTTCACCAGGCTTGCAGACCCGGTAGGTGTGAGCTCCTGAAGAACAGGGCAACTCCGACCTGTCAATTACATGGAGCACACCAGCTTCAGTGGGCAACTTGGGTGTCAGGGTTTGAGTGCAGAGGTTTCTTGGTTGAGCCGTTCACTTTCCTGAGTCAGTGGTGAGTTGCTGAGCCTGTCAGGTCCAAGATCTCGCTACCTGAGAGGCTGCTGCTTCCCGAAACTGCACGTTGGGATCTGGTCTAACAACTCCGCTGAAAAATATCCCATCTGCTCAGAGCTCAGCATGtgtcttttctgaattttctttattCAACCAGGTGGTGGAGTGCTGCTGGTTGAGTCCCTTCTGAAGGAAGATAGAAGTGGACCCATAGAAACCCAACTGTATTCAATGAACATGTTGGTACAGACAGAAGGCAAAGAGCGAACACCTGCAGAGTACAGCAAGCTCCTTGTGGCAGCTGGCTTCAGAGAGGTTCAAGTGAAGAGAACTGGAAAACTTTATGATGCAATtttaggaaggaaataaaagtacCTTCATGTTGTGAAGCACAGAAGTGGAGAAATCTAATATTCTTTTCTTAGAGGGCAGTTATCAACTTAGCTTTTACTGAAGGCCCTCAACTTTTTTGTAAGCTGATATATTGTCAGGAGAATCAGTAATGATACAATTTGAGTGTGCATGGGTTGTGTGTCTGGCCGATTGAGTAGGACTTGCCTTTGGCTCTGAATAGgggagaaagaaatcaaaacctGTTCCACAAGAAATAACCCATGAAATAAATTTGCAGTGTGGCTGGTGGCTGTcattcctcccccctccccaaagcttATGCTTCAAGTTTAACACAGTACCTgacaaaagcaaagctgaaattttacttggatttctgcaaaataaaactgatcaCTCTACTGAGCTCTGTTACCTGCTATTTTATTCCCTGTGGACTGAGGTAGTATAAACAGACTAAAATATGTCTCCTTGTGGTTTATCTTTCTGAGTTTCAAGAGAAAATCTGTCTGAGCCTTAGGGAATTTGGCATGaaaaatgactttatttttttatttcctttagaTTTCATATTAAATGGAGAGAATTTCGTAGTCTAGTTTAATGAGTAGCTGAAATTCTGTAATGTTCATAGGACAGGTCCTGAGTTGGCAGTGGAGAGGGAAAATGACGCAGCCTAGGCACTGAGCACAAGTCTTTACTGCATGCTTCCTCTTTAAAACATTTGGTCAAGCACAATCTGTAATAAcccactttattatttttttttaaaagcagaaatgcagattACTGGAGTGAGAAGGATTTAGAGAAGGTACCGGAAAATCACTTTGCTGATATGGCATGAGCATTCATTACTTTTGCACATTAAGCTGGAGATTAGAGGAGCCTGAGACATTCTTCTCAGTAGTCATCTACAGCATCTACAGGAGCCTCCCTCTTCCTTGACTAGAAAGAGCATAGAGAGGTTACCCTCAGTAGGGAAAAGCTGGCCTTTTGTCCTCTTCAGTGGTATTTACAAAATCAAATAACAAGGCCATAATGGTCCTTCCCATCCATAAACAGAATAGGGCACAGCTGTGCAGGTAGTGCATTTGTCCCCACTGGGATCTCACCCTATACATATCTACATGAGACTGCAGGAATTGGCACAAGAGGTTTTAGGAAGTTCTCTCTTAAGCTGCAGCCACTGTGCAGCATTCCCTACCTGTAGTTATGTGGCATGAAGGTGACTTTGCTAGGAGCTGCAGCCTGAGTAATTTGTTCTGAGTGCTTGCTCGCTTGCTAGACAAAGCAAGGTGTTACGTCCTGCAGCAACCAGGCACAAacattaaataatgaaatgagGCTGACCAGTCAGCCAGAAGGGATATATGGGGCTGACCCAGGTCTTCATTAGTTTCTGCACCATCACCTTAAAGGTAAAATGGTTCagagaaatgcttttgcttATTGGACTGCATCAGTAATGGTAGTTTCATGCTAAAGCGTAGCCTGGAAGAAGTAGTGGCATTTGTGAATTAATTACccttttaaatgaatgaatggaGTGGCTAAGAGTGAATCCTTTATAGCTTTAACCAAGAAAATGTTAATTACCCTTGAATGTGGAACACAGCAAAAATGGCCACTGATGTATGCTGAGATGGTGGTGGAAATGTCCTGCCTGGACTTTCTCTcatatgtgttgttttttttttttttttctccaaaaaaccTCGCATGCCCGTGTGACTGTGCTGTTTTTTGAGCCAGTAGACAAGTTGGTAATGGCTAGTGTGCTGCTATATGTAAAATGATGCATCATACAACCTTGATGAGTCAGAGAATACCTGTCAGCAGGCATCAGTGTTAATTCTGCCCTTGActtgaggggggaaaaaaaaaagcaagagcaggCTGTTTCGGTTTgtcaaaacaaattatttaaacataGTATTTCTGTAATGAGTTGATTCATGACATGTTCTGCATGTCATGAACTTACTACTTACTGAGTTGGAGGCAAGATGCATGCCTTATTCTGCAGTACTTTCTAGCCCTATCAACATTCAAAGATGCTGGATCTTTAATAAACAGGATTGACCCATCCTTACCTGGAACATACATTGAAATGTGTATTGATAAGGAATGTGTATTGATACCggaaagaaaaagtttctcCTGTTGGTAAATGACAAACAGTGTGAAGAAGACCTGCTCTCCACATGAGGAACGCATGTACTCAGCAGGACTGAGTTGCTCCTTTTGCTCATGAGGCGGTTGCTGTGTGAGGAGCACTGACTCCTGGAAAGGAGTTCTTGCTCACCCCACTGACAGATATCCAGAACAATCTACCTTTGCAggatatgtatatattttgtatagCAACTGCTTTATTGTAGGCATGGAAATTAAAACTTTGTCCTCTATGGCTTCCATGCACCAACAGGTGTTTCTGGTGATACCTTGCCATATTTGGGgtctttcagctgtgttttttttttctgtgttgttggATACTGTAATGTTGGAAAAGATCATAAAGGAACAAAGCAATAAGGTGAAGTTTTCCAAGCAACTGCCTTATGTTCTTTGGTTGATGTCTGCACAATAAAAGCAATTCCATCTTCAAGGTACCTTCATGGTGCTAGGGCAGGAGGTTTTCTGATGCAACTGGCTCTTGATAACAGCgttcttttctcttcttacGAGGTTTTTAGCCATATAGGCTGAGATGAATTTTCTAGCTCTCAATATGACTTAGGAGTAACAAATGAAACCTGGCCAAAGCTGGAGTGaatcagccctgcagacccccaggtcattgcagcaggagggcaggaggtgctccaggcatggtGTAGAAGTTCctctgtagcctgtggagaggctcctggtggagcaggctgtccccctgcagcccatgggtccccacatggagcagatctccacgctgcagcccccccgtg includes the following:
- the ASMT gene encoding acetylserotonin O-methyltransferase isoform X1, with translation MGSTEDLDYPQIILQYNNGFLVSKVMFTACELGVFDLLLESGDPLSLDVIAARLGTSTTGMERLLDACVGLKLLSVELTQKGALYRNTEISNIYLTKSSPKSQYHIMMYYSNTVYLCWHYLTDAVREGRNQYERAFGVSSKDPFGAMYRSEEEMLKFLAGQNSIWGICGKDVLTAFDLSSFTRIYDLGGGGGALARECVSLYPNCTVTIYDLPKVVQVAKDRFIPPEEQRIAFHEGDFFKDSIPEADLYILSKILHDWDDDKCGQLLAKVHQACRPGGGVLLVESLLKEDRSGPIETQLYSMNMLVQTEGKERTPAEYSKLLVAAGFREVQVKRTGKLYDAILGRK
- the ASMT gene encoding acetylserotonin O-methyltransferase isoform X2 encodes the protein MFTACELGVFDLLLESGDPLSLDVIAARLGTSTTGMERLLDACVGLKLLSVELTQKGALYRNTEISNIYLTKSSPKSQYHIMMYYSNTVYLCWHYLTDAVREGRNQYERAFGVSSKDPFGAMYRSEEEMLKFLAGQNSIWGICGKDVLTAFDLSSFTRIYDLGGGGGALARECVSLYPNCTVTIYDLPKVVQVAKDRFIPPEEQRIAFHEGDFFKDSIPEADLYILSKILHDWDDDKCGQLLAKVHQACRPGGGVLLVESLLKEDRSGPIETQLYSMNMLVQTEGKERTPAEYSKLLVAAGFREVQVKRTGKLYDAILGRK